Below is a genomic region from Clostridiales bacterium.
GGATGTTTTAGCTGTAAACGGCAGCGCAAATATAAGCACGGGACTAACGGTTGTAGGATTTAACAAGATAACGGTAACAAGTACCACACATTACGGCACAAATTCCGCAAGTGTAGAAGTGCTAAGTTAAAAGGGGGCAGACGTTAAATGAATGAGGCAGTGTGCGATGAGCGGCATAAAAGGGTAAATGAACGGCTTGACAATCACGAAAGCAGGCTTAACAACCATTCAATGCGATTAGATAAACTTGAACAAAATAGCGTAGGCCTACAAAAAGATTTAAAGCATTTATGCGAGAACTTAAAAGCGCTCACATCTACAATGTGGTGGTTTATAGGAATCCTAATTACAAGTTTTATAGGGTTCTTTTTTTACGCAGTTCAAAGAGGATTATTTAAGTAGTAGAGGAGATGTAAAACAATGGGTTATATAGTAGACATAAGCAAATGGCAAGACCCGAGTAAAATAGACTATGATACTTTTTGTAAGCAGCTTGATATGGCAATAATACGTGTACAGTATGGCAGTTTGAAAATTGACCCGTGCTATACGCAACACATAGCGGAAATGCAGAAGCATAAAGTGCCATATGGAGTATATGCGTTTGTGCGCGGCATATCAATAGCAGATATGGCACAGGAGGCAAGGGACTTCTATTGTAGGGCAAAAGATTATAACCCCGCCTTTTATGCGTTGGACGTTGAGGAACAGAGCATGGAAGATATGCGCAGCGGCATAAATGCCTATATAGCTGAGCTAAGAAAATACACGGGGAATAAAAAGATTGGCATTTACGTGGCCCATAATCGCTATGAAATTTTTAATTTGGATCTCAGCAAAGCTGACTTTGTCTGGTTGCCGCACTATGGAGTTAATAATGGGCAGATAAGTTCTACACCAGCCTATTATTGCGACTTGCACCAATACACCAGCGTGGGACGTATAAGTGGGTATGAAGATAATTTAGATTTAGACAGGCTTATGAATGGCAGAACAATTGAATTTTTTACTGGCACAAAGGCTGCGCCAAAGCCAATAACACCGCCGCCTGCGCCAAAGCAACAACCCAAGCCTGCAGAGTCGACAACTCCAGATATATATATAGCGCAGGCAGGGGATACATTAAGCGGTATTGCCGCAAGGTTTAATATTTCAGGTGGCTATAAAACGCTTGCGGAAATAAATAATATCGCTAACCCGGATATAATTAAAGTAGGGCAGCATATAAGGCTCAAGGCAGCGTATAATCCGCCTGCGGATATAAATATATATTATACCGTTAAACCGGGCGACACGCTAAGTGGAATAGCGGCAAAATACCATGTTAACGGCGGCTATAAAGAGTTGGCAAGGATTAATCAAATACCCGACCCAAACAAAATTTATACAGGACAGAAAATAAAAATAGACAATATACCAGTACATGACACATCCGCACCAGCATTTTACACGGTAAGGGCAGGAGATGTATTAAGCCGTATAGCAGCACGCTATAAAACAACCGTGAATAATTTAATGAAGCTTAATTCAGATATCAAAGACCCGAACAAAATTTACATCGGGCAGAAAATAAAAATAAAATAAATGGAGGCATAATTATGCAGAAATATGTTTTAATAGCAATTTTAGTGGTGGCAGTAGTAGTATATCTTTATATTGTATACCGCAAGCAGGGCAAGGCGGCAGTATTGGCGACCATAAGGGAGGCAATATACAAGCTGATGCTAACAGCCGAGAAGAAATTCGGCAAAGAGGCAGGAGAGCAGAAGCTAAGTTTTGTATTGACTGCGTTATATGACTATATCGCACCCGATATAGTACGCAAGTTTATAAGTGACGAGGATTTAAAAAGTTATATACAAAAATTGTATGATGAATATTACGTAAAAGCAAAGGACTATTTGGATGATGGCAAAATAAATGGAAGCGCAACCGAATAGAAATAATAAAAGACCTCGGGCATAAACCCGGGGCTTTTTTATTTTTCCCTATCTAATATTTTTTAAGCCTATCTATATCTATTTTTCTGCCTCACTATGCGTCTAAAACAATATTTGAAGGTATAATATGTCTACCATATTGCGATTTGCCCTTTTAACGCTCATATAGGCCCATAGACGCATTATGGTAATATTTAGGGTAAATAAAAATATAGCAGCTTACTATTTTAAGTAAAACTGCTATTTTTTAATTTAAAGTGTTAAAAAAGAGGTTTCAATCCCTTATAGGTAATCTAACCTGTCTTAAGACATATTAATAAATTTTTCCATCCCTCATAGGTAGACTAAAAATGTCTTAAGACATATTGCATAACGCTATTCAGCAGATTAAAAGTTTTTAGTTGCTATATTTATAGTATACTACGCAAAATAAAAATGCAATAACTTTTTTAAAAAAGTCTTAAAATATTTTTACTTTTCAATGGGGACAGTTTGGGGACGGATTTCATATAAAATATTTTTTTATATTGTATATATGCAAATAATAGCTTAAAATATATGCATATATACAATAAATAGTATAAATTTAGTTGACATAAAGGAGATAAACAGTTTCCTAAACCGTGTGTCGGATGTTCGATTCATCTCAGGCGCACCAATATAAAGCCCTGAATGTCAACATATTCAGGGCTTTATATTTATATTCTTTAACGGCAGAGCAATTGTTACTCTACTATTTAACCTATTGCACCGGTTAAGCTTGATAATGGGGATCAAACCAAACCGGTACAACAAATTAAATTTAGCTGAAGGGCAAATATATATATTTTTTTGATAGAGAATAACACAAATATTACTTTTTTAACATATTCTTCAAAATAATATGATATAATTAGCCCTACATAGGGGGGAACAATATTGGAGAACAATCTGGAAGAAAGAACAGAACTTCTGAGGAACATTTTAAAAAAATTATTAACAAGCAAACTAATGACTGATCGTGAAGTAATAAAAGTCAGCAAAGAACTGGACAAGGTTATCAATGAATATTATTATGACAAAATAGTGTAATGTGGCTTGTCACCTTTATTAACTTTTATTTAGATAAGTTGTAAACATATAAAGCCGCAAATGTTTACAACTTATTTTTTATAAAAGCATAAAACTTTGCTGCCTAAAAATCGCGGCTTCCACATCGAAGATCTTAGGTCTTTGGCAGACTTTTGCTATATTTTTTTAAAAAAATTATATAAAAAATCAAACAGAATTACAGGAAGAAATATAAGTAATGATAGTCCTATGGAATAAATTAATCCTGAAATATTATTAAAAGAATTTTTAATTTTCATAAATAGTCCCCCCATAACCTGAATAATATTTCATGTATCTTTTTATATATTATAGACGTATAAATCACATATTTTGTTCTATGAAAACACAAATTTTTTAAGAAAAAATTAAACTATTTTATAAAAATGATAATAAGTGATTTTCTAAAGGATATTTCTACAAAAAAATATATGAATAAGTTATCCTGAATATTTATTGAAGGGAAATAAGTTATTTTCATAGAATAAAATATCTAAAGGGGATGACGACTTTGAATTTTATTATGTTTTTTATTTATATTGCATCGGCATATTTTACATATTATCATTCGCAGAAATATAAAAGCAATCCTTATATCTGGACGGCTGTGGGACTGTTGGTTCCTTATGCCGGGGCCGTTATATGCTATCTGGTTCACAGGAAAAAGAAAGTAGTGGATAAAAGGCCAAATTTATTTCCGCTGGGTTTTAGAAGAAGAAAACCATTGAATATGGTTATAGCTTTAATTGCGTATTTGCTGTTTTTTTCGACTGCGTATGCTATCTTTTCCGGCGGATCGACATATTCTTTGCTGCAAAAGCAGGATGATATTAAAGCAAGCAGCACTATAAAAAGTGAAGTAGACAGCGAAAATACGGATAAAACAGATATAGAAAAGACTCAAACTGGTAAAACAAGTTTGGATACTGTTAAACCGGAATCCGTGAATCGGAATAAAACAAACGGTAATATTAAAATAAGCTATATAAATGTGGGACAGGCAGACAGCATACTTATACAGCAGAATGGCAAAAATATGCTGATTGATGCCGGAAACAATGGCGATGCACAAACAATAGTAAATTATTTAAGGCAGCAGAATGTTTCCAAGCTGGATTATTTTATTATGACTCATCCCCATGAAGATCATATAGGAAGCGCGGATACCATAATAAAAACATTTGATACGGCCAAAGTTTATATGCCTGAGGTGACTACAAATACTAAAACTTTTAGTGATGTGATAAGTACAATAAAAAGTAAGGGATTAAAGATCACTAAACCGGTCTCCGGAAGCTCATTTAAACTTGGAGACGCAAACTGTATGATTTTATCCCCCAATAGAAGCAAATACGACGATTTAAACAACTATTCTATTGTCATAAAAATAGTATATGGATCCAATAAATTCATATTTGAGGGCGACGCTGAAAAAATTTCCGAGGATGAAATACTGGCAAGAGGATTCGACATATCGGCCGATGTCATAAAAATCGGGCATCATGGCTCCGATAGTTCAAGCAGCCGGGAATATATAAGCAAAGTAAAACCTAAATATGCGGTTATCTCTGTCGGGAAAGATAACGATTATGGCCATCCTTCAGCATCCGTAATGGAAAGGTTAAGGGCCATGGGCATTAAAGTATATAGAACTGATGAAAATGGAACTATTGTCTGCATGTCGGATGGTAAGAATATTACATTTAACTGTAGTCCGGGAAGTTATGCTGCCGCTTCAAAAGGAGGGGTAAGTGGCAGCGGGGTCCAGACTTCAAAGGCAAAATCTGCACCGCAGAGTTCAACAGGCCAGGACGACAGGATAGTTTATTATACTCCTGGCGGACACTCGTACCATTATGATAGAAATTGCTCAACGCTCAAAAGAAGCAAAACCGTAAAATTGGGTAAGCTTAAGGATGTTATAAAACTTGGGAAATCCGATCCCTGCAATATATGTGTAAAATAACAGCAATAATATATAGTAAGCAAAGGTGTATCCAAATATAAAAATATGCATCTGTAAAAGCAAGCAGGCCTACGGGGTTTGAACCTGAACTTGTTTTAATTACCATGATAAGTCGCTTACAAAGTTTGAGAGGTGCCGTATAATATGGATTGTATGAAGAGCGATGAAGATTTTATGAGGTTTGCACTGCTCGAGGCAGAAAAGGCGTCAAAAGAAGATGAAGTCCCTGTAGGGGCGGTTATAATAAAAGATGGCAAGGTTATCTCTTCAGCCCATAATGAAAGGGAGAACAGAATGGATCCTACCGCTCATGCTGAGATAATAGCAATAAAGAAGGCATCCGAAGCCATAGGCAACTGGAGGCTTACAGGCTGTGATTTATATGTTACAATAGAGCCGTGCCCGATGTGCGCGGGAGCGATAGTACAATCGAGGATCAGAAGACTGATATATGGCGCATCGGACTTAAAAGCAGGAGCATGCGGCTCTATAATGGATGTTATAAACAATGCCCACTTATGCCATAAAGTTGAAGTTCATAAGGGCATACTGGAAGATGAGTGCAGTATTATTATAAAAGACTATTTTAGAAATAAGAGAAAAAAGTAAAGTAATAACTGTATTGGAGGCCTGGCAGTAAAATGAACAATTATCTTACACAAGAGGCAATAGACAAGCTGAAAAAAGAGATAGAATACAGAAAAGTAGTACTTAGATATAAAATACTTGATGATGTTAAAGAAGCTCGCGCGCAAGGAGATTTAAGCGAGAACTTTGAGTATAAATCTGCAAAGAGGGAAAGGGGAAAAAATGAAAGCAGGATACGCTATCTTGAGAAGCTGATAAGAACTGCAAAAATAATAAAGGATACTACAGAAGATGATGAAGTCGGCCTGAATAAAACTGTTTCCATAAGATTTATAGAAGACAATGAGACGGAAAAGTTCTTTATTGTTACGGCAGTTGAGGTCGATCCGTTAAATAACAAGATCAGCATAGAATCACCTCTTGGTAAGGCTATATATAAACATAAAATAGGAGACGAAGTCAAAGTTAAGTCCGTCGATGGAGAATATACCGTAAGAATAGAGGATGTGAGCAAAGATACTTTTTAAATATAAGATATATGCACTCTGGTGCAGTAATCGCAGAAATAAGCCTGTTGATTTATGGCTTCGGATTTAGTATAATAATTAATGGCTTTCTATGGAGAGGTGTCCGAGAGGTCTATGGTGACGGTCTCGAAAACCGTTGTGCAGGGTAACCCGCACCGTGGGTTCGAATCCCACTCTCTCCGCCACGTCGTCGCGGACTTTGTATCGTTCGCGACGACTTTTTTCAAAAGTCATCATTGATAAACTCATTATGAGTGAATAACAGATTGTGTATTTTATTTATAAGTCTATACCATGAGGGTAGGGCAAATTGCTCTACCCTTTTTATTATGGTAGATTCATATGATCTTGAAAAAGCTTCAGTAAGAATTAATTTTATCAAAGGAGATAAAATGTAATAAATGTTCAAAAAAGTTTGAAAAAAAGGAGGAATTTTTCATTTAATATAGAATAACATTTAATATAAGAACAATGTATCCCAAAAATAAGGAGGAAGTTTTATGTTAAAGCAAAAGCTTAATGCTAGAATTTTGGCAGTCACTATGGTGTTATTAATATTAGCATCTACTCTGTTAGGATGTGGCAGAGGCAATATTTCAAAGACATCGACTACTGCTGACGAGCAAAAGCCGGTAACACTTAAGTTCTGGACAATCTCCTTGCAGCCGACATTTACAGATTTTTTCAATGGCTTGATTGCACAGTATCAAAAGGAACACAAAAATGTAACAATCCAATGGACTGATTTACCTTATGATGCTATTCAGAGCAAGTTGATTACATCTGCTGCAGGCGGAACTTCACCTGATGTTGTCAATTTGAATTCAAGCATGGCACTTATGCTTGCAGGAAAAAATGCCCTTGTAGACCTTAACAAGGAAGCAACGGATGCACAAAAGAGTATATATATACCTTCTCTTTATAATTCGACGAAACTCGGGAATTCCGTATATGCATTCCCCTGGTATGGTGCCCCCACAGTAATGATATATAACAAGGATTTATTCCAGAAGGCCGGAATACAAAATCCTCCTACAACATTTGATGAAATGTTCGATGTGGCGAAAACTATGAAGGACAAAACTGGAGCTTATTTGTATATACCTGGTAATATTACACAGATATTATTTGAAGAAGGGATACAATTAATAAATAACGATAAGACGAAGGCCACATTTAATATTCCTGAAACTCTGGCGCTGTTGCAAAAGTATAAAAAAGCAGTTGATGATGGCATATTGCCAAAGGATGGTTGGGGTGTATGGGACAAGATGTTGAAGCAGTTCTCGACTGGAAAGCTTGCAATTATTAATTCGGGAACACAATCGATCAAGAGGATAAAGGACGAAGCGCCGAACATATATAAGAATGTTGAGGTTACACAGCCCATGGTTGGTAAAGCGGGAATAAGCCTCAATCCTCTTATGAATATCGTAGTCCCTGCAGCCAGCAAGAACCACAAGAGTGCTATAGATTTTGCCAACTATATTACAAACGATGCGAATCAGCTTGCCTTTTGCAAAAAAGTAGCGATATTCCCGTCAACAAAAAAAGCTTCAGAGGATTCCTTCTTTAAATCCGATACAAGTACTATAGAAAAGAAAGCTATATCGATTGCTGCGGATGTACTTCCCAAAACGGCAGATTTTACCCTTGGTTTAGCGGAAGGAAGCAACATATTTACAGAAGTAAACAAGGTTTATGAGGCATCGATTCTTGGTAATACCGATCTGCAGCAAGCATTGAACAGCTCGGAGAAAAAGGTTAACGAAATACTTGCAAATAAGAAGGATTGATTAAAACCACAAATTTTGTGGGTAAGATTTTAGTTTATGCACTGTAATACTCCAATTTTACAGTGCATAAAACATAAAATGGTATCCAGTTTTTATAAAAACACTATTTCAATTTAAGTTAGGCGTTTATACTGGGTTGCTTACAAAGATCGCATATCTATGTCTTTAGGTAAAAGAGTATCCAATTTGTTGAAGATAAGGGAAAAGGGAGTATCATTATGACTTTTAGAAATAAGAAAATAAAGGATACAATGGTTGCATTTGCATTTATGGCACCAGCTTTAATACTTCTTATTGTTTTTCTATTTTATCCGATAATATATAGTTTGCCGCTTGCATTTTATGATTATTCAATAGTCGGTCAGACCAAATTCATAGGATGGGATAATTTTACAAGGGCACTCCATGACAATGAATTCTGGATTTCAATTAAAAATTCCGTTACGTTTGTTCTTGTCGTGCCGCCGATACAAATACTGTCTATTTTGCTTGCCATTCTTGTAAATAGAAAACTGCCGGGGATAAAATTTTTCAGGGCACTTTTCTATATACCTGTTGTAACTTCAATGATCGCCGTATCCATAATATGGGGTTTCCTTTTCGATCCGGATGGAATAATCAATGGTTTTATGATATCCCACGGATGGATAAATGAGCCTATTTACTATCTTCAAAATCCCAGTTTGGCTATGCCATCAATTATGTTTATAACATTATGGCAGGGGCTTGGATATTATATGATGCTCTACCTTGCAGGACTCCAATCGATACCTGCTGAGATAGAAGAAGCGGCATTGGTCGACGGGGCAAACAAATTTAAAACGTTTTTTAAAATTAAAATACCTTTGTTGAAACCATATGTATGGTTCTGCACATTCATTTCGCTGCTTTCTGCAGTCGGAGTATTCGATATAGTATTTGCCCTTACAAGCGGAGGGCCGAACAATGCCACGCTTGTTACTAATTATTACTCATATACCAAGGCATTTACCGATTTTAATTTTGGATATTCTGCTGCTATCGGATTGTTGCTTTCTATTGTAACAACGATATTAAGCATTGCAGTATTTATATATGGTAAAAGAGGGGGTATGACCTACAGTGACTAGAAATTTGAAAAGTAGAAGAAAAATAAAGAAAGTTATATCGGTTATATCCACTTATTTATTGTTGCTAATTATTGCGCTTATATGTGCCGGCCCATTCTTATGGCTTATAAATGCATCATTTAAGTCGGGACAGAACATATATGATATGAAGTTTTTCAACAATCCATCGCTGGTGAATTATATTGGTGTTATGAACTTTATGTCACTTCCACGATATTTTATGAATACCGTGATAATTACAGTTGGCTCGATTGTAATCGACGTCATATTCTCAGCATTGTGCGCATATCCACTTGCATGCATGGATTTCTATGGCAAGGATATTGTCTTTGGAGCATTGATAAGTACAATGATTTTGCCATGTGCTGCTGGGTTGGTGGTCAATTATATCACTATAGTGAAACTGCATCTTTTAAACACATTTTTGGGAGTAATACTGCCGTCAGGAGTATCTGTCTTCAGTATAATATTGCTCAGGCAATCATATCTTGTGATACCCAAAGAATTGACGGATGCTGCAAAAATAGACGGCGCATCGGAGATCATGATCTGGTACAAGATCATGCTTCCTGAAATAAAACCATCAATTTCTACAATTATTATATTTGATTTCATAGGCAAGTGGAACTCATTCCTGTGGCCGATAATAATACTCCAGGATCCAAAAAAATATCCGCTGGCAACTGCGCTCAAATATTTAAACGGGCAGTTCAACTATAAATTTGGGTATATAGCTGCCGGCACTGTTATATCAATAATTCCGGTAATAATCATATTCCTCACGTTCCAGAAATACTATATCAGCGCGATTTCAGGGGCAATAAAAGGTTAAGAAGAAAATACCAGATCATTATAGAATAATTGGAGACGATATATGTGAAAAAGATATTATATTTACCCCTTGATGAAAGGCCGTGTAACTATAATTTTCCCCAAATCCTTGCATCTGCCACTGAATACGAGATGATTAAGCCTCCCCGGGATATACTGGGGAATAAAAAACTCCCGGCAGATACGGCGAAAATCAGGAAATGGCTGCTGGAAAACGTTAGGGATGTATCTGGAGCTATAATATCCGTTGATATGCTGGTATATGGCGGAATTGTCCCTTCCAGACTGCATGGATACAGTATAAGCGATTGTATTGACCGACTTAGCATATTGAGGGAGTTGAAAGGGTTAAACCCCAATCTTAAGATATTCGCGTTTAATCTGATAATGCGTTGCCCACAATACTCCAGTGCTGATGAAGAGCCTGACTACTATGAAGATTATGGACGTGAGATATTCAGGACAGGATATATAAACCACAGGATAGCCTTGGGTAAAGCAGACAGAAATGAAATTGAAGAACTTAAGGGGATAAAAGATAAGCTGCCCGATAGTATACTAAAGGATTATACAGACAGGAGAAATGTAAACAGGGAGGTTAACAGGAGAGCAATCGATTATGTAAAAAAGGATATTATCGACTTTCTTGTGATTCCACAGGATGATTCATCGCCATATGGATTTACTGCAATTGACCAGCAATATGTCAGGAAATATATATCTCAAAATCGCCTGAATCTTAAAATATATATGTATCCCGGCGCCGATGAAGTGGGATGCACTCTCCTTGCCAGGATGATCAACGAAGACAAGGCTGTCAGGCCGTTAGTATATACTAGGTTTTCCGGCACTAAGGGGCCTTTTGTGAATCCACTATTTGAAGATAGGATCTTATTTGAGAGTATAAAATACCAGATAATATGTGCGGGTGGAATATTGTGCAGCAGCCTGCCGGAAGCTGATATCATACTTATGGTAAATACTCCAGGTGAGACGATGGGGGAGGCTTTGTCCTATGCAGGAGGGAGCGGGATTTATGATGTCGAAAAGAATATACCTGAATTTATTGAATATATGGATTATGTTGTAAACACCGTTAAAAAACCCTGCGTTGTGGCCGATACGGCATATGCCAATGGAGCAGACCTTGAACTTATTGAGATGATGAGGCAAAAAAAGCTTTTATATAAACTTGCTGCATATGCGGGGTGGAATACAAGTTCCAATACTCTTGGAACTTGTATATCACAGGGTATGTTGTACAAAATTTATGGAAACAGCAAGAAACATCTGGATTTTCTTGCGTTGAGGTATGTAGAGGATGCAGGTTATTGTAGCTTTGTAAGACAGTTGGTCACCAAAGAAAAACTTCCATCGATGGGGTACAATTACTTTAAGGTAGACGGTAAGAGAGGGAAGGTATCACATATGGTAAAAGCCGAGCTCGAAAAATTTGTTGGTGATAGGCTTGAATATGACAACTATAGTATAAATATTAACGATTGTTATATGCCGTGGAACAGGATGTTTGAGGTGGGGCTTGAAGTTCAACTGGTGCAGGAAGGCAAATAAACGGGGAGGATATTAGTTTATATGGGCAATATAATATGTTTTGATATCGGAGGCACATATATTAAATATGCTGCAGTGACTAATACAGGAGATATACTATTTAAGGATAAAATTGCTTCGCCTTGCGAGGACTGTAGGATAAATATACCAAAGGTATTGTCTTCTAAAATATTAAAGCTTAAGGATAAGTATGATTTAAGCAGCGTAGGCATCAGTACGGCCGGACAGGTAGATAGCGAAAACGGAATAGTTGTATCAGCATGTGACAATCTTCCGGATTATAGTGGGGCAAGATTATCGATGGATATTGGAAATATGACAGGACTCAAAGTATATGTGGAAAATGATGCAAATGCTGCTGCATTAGGTGAGATGTGGAAAGGAGCCGCAAAGGGAGTTCAGACTTTTGTATGCATAACCATAGGCACCGGTATAGGCGGAGCAATTATAATAGACGGAAAGCTATATAAGGGAATAAAAGGTGGCGCCGGAGAAATAGGGCATATGATAATAAATGAAAATGGAGAGCCATGTACGTGCGGTTCACGTGGGTGCTTTGAGAGATATGCATCCACCCAGGCCTTCGTAAGAAGATATATTTGTCAATCTCAAAAGAATGGTCATACTGTTGATCATATAGATGGGGAAGAAATTATGAAGAGAGTTCGCGAAGGTCAGAAACTTGCAATCAGTGTTTATGATGAATTTTTAAATCATCTGGTTTCAGGGCTTGTAAGCCTTACTTATCTGCTGGATCCTGGGCTTATAGTAATAGGCGGCGGGATTTCTGCCCAAGGCCGGCCTTTTTTTGATGAAATTGAAAGGCGATTTAAACAAAGAGTAATGCCTTCATATTTCGAGCACACCAGAATTGTACAGGCAGTCCTTGAAAATGATGCGGGTATCTATGGCGCATGCTATGTAGCTCTACACAGGTAGTGGGTGTATAAAGATTAAGAATATGTACCCCAGGTGATTGTTCCCTTGATATTAATTTTGCATTATTGCTGTGAAAATATTTTACGAGACATGTGGTTAGTGCGATAAAGGGCTAATATTAATATTTAAAATAATGGAGGAATTAAAATGGTAGGTAAACGTGTTTTTTTATTTTTGATTGCATTGGTACTCACTTTTTCGACT
It encodes:
- a CDS encoding ROK family protein, whose amino-acid sequence is MGNIICFDIGGTYIKYAAVTNTGDILFKDKIASPCEDCRINIPKVLSSKILKLKDKYDLSSVGISTAGQVDSENGIVVSACDNLPDYSGARLSMDIGNMTGLKVYVENDANAAALGEMWKGAAKGVQTFVCITIGTGIGGAIIIDGKLYKGIKGGAGEIGHMIINENGEPCTCGSRGCFERYASTQAFVRRYICQSQKNGHTVDHIDGEEIMKRVREGQKLAISVYDEFLNHLVSGLVSLTYLLDPGLIVIGGGISAQGRPFFDEIERRFKQRVMPSYFEHTRIVQAVLENDAGIYGACYVALHR